A single window of Colletotrichum higginsianum IMI 349063 chromosome 8, whole genome shotgun sequence DNA harbors:
- a CDS encoding NmrA family transcriptional regulator, with the protein MSKLLTVFGATGNQGGSVIRAVLADPVLSKQFALRGVTRDASKPAAKELVAKGVEIKTADLSSADSVAAAIAGSHTVFLVTSPNFFNPSASSELAHGKIVADAAAAAKVQHLIYSSLLHVTKETEGRLSHVTHFDQKADVETYIREKAIPSTFVLPGYFMSNFTVSQMLRKGEDGAHTLAYPVSAEARFPLIDAEADTGKYVAAVLRDPSRHLGKQILAASGYYTPTRIISEFEEVTGKKATFIPLDSDTYKSFLPPSMAQELLENHLFIEKPGYYKGQPLEPTEKLLAEVGLKSTSWKEFLEKNKSAFA; encoded by the exons ATGTCTAAGCTTCTTACCGTCTTTGGCGCCACCGGCAACCAGGGGGGCTCCGTCATCAGGGCCGTACTCGCCGATCCCGTCCTATCCAAGCAGTTTGCTCTTCGGGGCGTTACGCGAGACGCCTCCAagcccgccgccaaggagtTGGTCGCAAAAGGTGTCGAAATTAAAACG GCCGACTTGTCCTCCGCCGACTCGGTGgcggccgccatcgccggctcTCACACGGTGTTCCTCGTCACCTCGCCCAATTTCTTCAACCCCAGCGCCAGCTCTGAGCTCGCCCACGGCAAGATcgttgccgacgccgccgccgccgccaaggtccAGCACCTCATCTactcctccctcctccacgTGACCAAGGAAACCGAGGGCCGCCTCAGCCATGTCACCCACTTTGACCAAAAGGCAGACGTGGAGACCTACATCCGCGAAAAGGCCATCCCTAGCACGTTCGTCCTGCCCGGCTACTTCATGTCGAACTTCACCGTCTCGCAGATGCTCCGaaagggcgaggacggcgcccaCACCCTCGCCTACCCCGTCTCCGCCGAGGCCCGCTTCCcgctcatcgacgccgaggccgacacTGGAAAGTACGTTGCTGCCGTCCTGCGCGATCCCTCTCGCCACCTGGGCAAGCAGATCCTCGCTGCATCAGGATACTACACGCCTACCCGCATTATTTCCGAGTTCGAAGAGGTGACGGGCAAGAAGGCGACCTTCATCCCACTCGACTCCGACACGTACAAGAGCTTCCTACCCCCGTCAATGGCCCAGGAGCTTCTTGAGAACCACCTGTTCATTGAGAAGCCCGGGTACTACAAGGGCCAGCCGCTGGAGCCGACCGAAAAGCTTCTGGCTGAGGTTGGGCTCAAGTCGACGTCTTGGAAGGAGTtcctcgagaagaacaagagTGCCTTCGCTTGA